CGACATGATCGCCGCCGGGCTGAACCCACACCTCGGCGGCTTCAACCAGGCCCCAGCACTCGTCGAGCGTCAGGTGGTGTCGTGGTTTGCCGACTGGTTCGGCATGCCGGGAGCGAGCGGGCTGTTCGTAACGGGGGGGACCATGGCGAACGTGCATGCGCTGGCGTGTGCCCGCATTGGTGCGGCCCGTTCCCTTGGGCGTGACGCTCGGCGAGATGGGGTGCAGTCGTGGCCGGGGGAGCCCTCCGTTGCGCCGCTGGTGTTCTACGGATCGACCGAAACGCATGCGTGGGCATTCAAGGCTGCCGAGTGGCTGGGGCTGGGATCGCGGGCCTTTCGGACTGTGTCGGTGGACAGCGACTTCCGCATGCGCCTCGACTTGCTGGAGGCCATGCTGGAGGCGGACCAACGGGACGGCCTCATCCCGTTTTGCGTGATCGGTACGGCAGGTACGGTGAATACGGGTGCCACCGACGACCTCGTCGCGCTCGCCGACCTATGCCGCCGACGCCAGCTGTGGTTTCATGTCGACGGAGCGTTTGGCGCCCTCGCGGCACTCTCCCCGCTCGTCCGTGATCAGGTCGTCGGCATGGATCGCGCCGATTCCCTTGCGTTCGATCTGCACAAGTGGGGATCGATGCCGTTCGAGTGCGCCTGTGTGCTCGTGCGTGATTCGCAACTGCATCATGAGGCGTTTCGCCACCGTGCCAGCTATCTCGTGCCGAGTGAGCGCGGCCCCACGGCAGGCGGGATGTACTTCAACGAGCGTGGACTCGATCTCACGCGTGGCTTCAAAGCGCTCAAGATCTGGATGCAGTTGCATGCCGACGGCGTCGAGCACTTCGGAGACATCATTGCTCAGAACGTGCAGCAACTGCGTCGCCTCGTGGCGGCGATCGATGCGCATCCGGAGCTCGAGCGATTGGCGCCGGCGCCACTCAACATCGCCTGCTTCCGGTACGTTCCGCTCCTGCCGCAGCGCGCTCCGGGTGCGTATACCGACGCGGAACTCGATGCCCTCAACCGAGAGTTGCTGGCGC
This genomic stretch from Gemmatimonas sp. harbors:
- a CDS encoding pyridoxal-dependent decarboxylase — protein: MSQYTADGPHGPPKRATFDPTSEAEWESLRRLGHRMLDDLLAAQRALPQQPVWQELPDVVRATFEESGPRHGVGPEAAYERVRRSVLPYGLGNWHPRFFGWVQGNGTPLAMLADMIAAGLNPHLGGFNQAPALVERQVVSWFADWFGMPGASGLFVTGGTMANVHALACARIGAARSLGRDARRDGVQSWPGEPSVAPLVFYGSTETHAWAFKAAEWLGLGSRAFRTVSVDSDFRMRLDLLEAMLEADQRDGLIPFCVIGTAGTVNTGATDDLVALADLCRRRQLWFHVDGAFGALAALSPLVRDQVVGMDRADSLAFDLHKWGSMPFECACVLVRDSQLHHEAFRHRASYLVPSERGPTAGGMYFNERGLDLTRGFKALKIWMQLHADGVEHFGDIIAQNVQQLRRLVAAIDAHPELERLAPAPLNIACFRYVPLLPQRAPGAYTDAELDALNRELLARLQERGLAMPSSTVIHGRFAIRVAHVNHRTTDADMDLLVQQVVALGQEIASASVAPA